One window of Anopheles stephensi strain Indian unplaced genomic scaffold, UCI_ANSTEP_V1.0 ucontig43, whole genome shotgun sequence genomic DNA carries:
- the LOC118517015 gene encoding GTP-binding nuclear protein Ran, with the protein MAEGDMPTFKCVLVGDGGTGKTTFVKRHMTGEFEKKYVATLGVEVHPLVFHTNRGAIRFNVWDTAGQEKFGGLRDGYYIQGQCAIIMFDVTSRVTYKNVPNWHRDLVRVCENIPIVLCGNKVDIKDRKVKAKSIVFHRKKNLQYYDISAKSNYNFEKPFLWLARKLVGDPNLEFVAMPALLPPEVKMDKDWQVQIEKDLEEAQATALPDEDEDL; encoded by the exons ATGGCGGAAGGAGATATGCCCACTTTCAAATGCGTGCTGGTTGGCGACGGCGGTACCGGCAAAACGACCTTCGTCAAACGCCACATGACGGGTGAGTTTGAGAAGAAATACGTCGCCACCCTCGGCGTAGAGGTGCATCCACTGGTATTCCACACGAACCGTGGAGCCATCCGTTTCAATGTATGGGACACGGCCGGGCAGGAAAAATTTGGCGGGCTTCGCGACGGCTACTACATCCAGGGACAGTGTGCCATCATTATGTTCGACGTCACGTCACGAGTAACCTACAAAAACGTTCCCAACTGGCATCGCGATCTGGTGCGCGTTTGCGAAAACATCCCGATCGTGCTGTGCGGCAACAAAGTAGACATCAAGGATCGTAAAGTGAAGGCCAAGTCGATCGTGTTTCACCGGAAGAAGAACCTACAG TACTACGACATTTCCGCAAAGTCcaactacaacttcgagaaaCCTTTCCTGTGGCTGGCTCGCAAGCTGGTCGGCGACCCGAACCTGGAGTTCGTTGCAATGCCTGCCCTGCTTCCACCGGAAGTGAAGATGGACAAGGATTGGCAGGTGCAGATCGAGAAGGATTTGGAGGAAGCACAGGCAACGGCTCTGCCCGACGAGGACGAAGATTTGTAA
- the LOC118517010 gene encoding protein CLP1 homolog, giving the protein MSDDKAIPKTDYKLEADSELRFEIENKNEKVSVVLLNGLAELFGTELVVKKPYDFFTGAKVAIFTYHGCTIELRGKPDVAYVAKETPMVMYLNANSALEHLRSKAEQEDAQGPIAMVVGPMDVGKTTLCRIFLNYAVRLGRRPIYVDLDVGQGGIAIPGTIGALLVERPAPVAEGFSQQAPLVYHYGHSSPSSNSTFYDVLISKLAETTLERLQANKKAKSSGMIINTCGWVKGSGYSHILHTVEAFEVNAIFVLDQERLYNELLRDVKSTVQVVFLPKSGGVVERTKSQRTEARDLRIREYFYGSKMPLFPHSFDVKFSDIKIFKVGSPPLPASCLPLGMKAEDNYTKLVAVQPGPQLLHHILAVSFAESTDENVIQTNVAGFICVTNVNMDKQVLTVLSPQPRPLPQTILLVSDLQFMDSH; this is encoded by the exons ATGTCCGACGACAAAGCCATTCCTAAAACGGACTACAAGCTTGAGGCCGATTCTGAGCTGCGGTTTGAGATAGAAAATAAGAACGAGAAAGTGTCGGTTGTG CTTCTCAATGGACTGGCGGAACTGTTCGGTACGGAGCTGGTCGTGAAGAAGCCGTACGATTTCTTCACTGGCGCTAAGGTGGCCATCTTCACCTACCATGGCTGTACGATCGAGCTGCGCGGTAAGCCCGATGTGGCGTACGTTGCCAAAGAAACGCCCATGGTCATGTACTTGAATGCCAATTCGGCGCTGGAACACTTGCGCAGCAAGGCCGAGCAGGAGGATGCGCAGGGTCCGATCGCGATGGTGGTTGGTCCGATGGATGTAGGAAAGACCACACTGTGCCGCATATTCTTGAACTACGCGGTTCGGCTGGGCAGGCGTCCCATTTACGTTGACTTAGATGTGGGCCAGGGTGGGATCGCTATACCCGGCACCATTGGAGCTTTGCTGGTAGAGCGACCGGCACCGGTAGCGGAAGGTTTCTCCCAACAGGCGCCGCTTGTGTACCATTACGGGCACAGCTCACCGTCCTCGAACAGTACGTTCTACGATGTGCTGATTTCGAAACTGGCCGAAACAACACTGGAACGCTTGCAGGCAAACAAAAAGGCGAAATCGTCCGGCATGATCATCAACACCTGTGGCTGGGTGAAGGGATCCGGCTACTCGCACATACTGCACACCGTTGAAGCGTTCGAAGTGAACGCCATCTTCGTGCTCGATCAGGAACGTCTGTACAACGAGCTGCTGCGGGATGTGAAGAGCACCGTGCAGGTGGTCTTTCTGCCGAAGAGCGGCGGTGTAGTGGAACGTACCAAGTCCCAGCGCACCGAAGCAAGAGATCTGCGGATAAGGGAATATTTTTACGGCTCCAAAATGCCACTTTTTCCACACAGTTTTGATGTAAAATTTTCGGacataaaaatattcaaagtaGGCTCTCCGCCGTTGCCAGCTTCCTGCTTACCGCTGGGAATGAAAGCGGAAGATAACTACACGAAGCTAGTCGCCGTCCAGCCCGGTCCCCAGCTGTTACACCACATACTGGCAGTTAGCTTTGCCGAAAGTACCGACGAGAATGTGATCCAAACCAACGTGGCAGGCTTTATTTGCGTCACCAATGTCAACATGGACAAGCAAGTGCTGACGGTGCTATCTCCCCAACCGCGGCCGCTGCCCCAAACAATACTACTCGTTTCCGATCTTCAGTTCATGGACAGCCATTAA
- the LOC118517012 gene encoding N-acetylneuraminate lyase A-like: MKTFNFTGLMAPVFTPYTNGNETLNLQAIEPYVELLKANRVKGVLVNGTSGEGMLLTVAERMLVTEAWQSACKKHGITVMVQIGGAPYPDVVQLARHALQIDVDAVLCLPELYFKPKTAETLVSYLKSVAKYCPTLPFFYYHIPMFTDVNVHMPTFLNRAEQEIGNFRGIKYTSGDLEQGSACLKDGRTIFLGADTILCGAVAAGFDSFIMTTLNICPETAFEIITDVNRGAVQDAREKQRKLNAHIATILQHGDWVSAMKKAFRERFPSIEVGHTRPPLNA, encoded by the exons ATGAAAACGTTTAACTTTACGGGACTAATGGCACCGGTGTTCACCCCGTACACGAACGGGAA TGAAACATTAAATCTACAAGCCATCGAGCCGTATGTGGAACTACTGAAAGCGAACCGTGTGAAAGGTGTGCTCGTAAATGGAACCAGCGGCGAAGGAATGCTTTTGACCGTCGCAGAACGTATGCTGGTGACGGAGGCTTGGCAAAGCGCCTGCAAAAAGCATGGTATTACCGTCATGGTTCAGATTGGAGGAGCACCATACCCGGATGTCGTGCAACTGGCGCGGCATGCCTTGCAGATCGACGTGGACGCGGTACTGTGCCTTCCGGAGCTTTATTTTAAACCAAAAACAGCCGAAACGCTGGTGTCCTATCTGAAGAGTGTAGCGAAGTACTGCCCCACATTACCGTTCTTCTACTATCACATCCCGATGTTTACCGACGTGAATG TTCACATGCCAACGTTCCTGAACAGGGCAGAGCAAGAGATAGGCAACTTCCGAGGGATCAAATATACGAGCGGAGATCTTGAGCAAGGTAGCGCATGTTTGAAGGACGGACGTACCATATTCCTCGGTGCCGATACTATTCTGTGTGGCGCAGTAGCGGCCGGCTTCGACAGTTTCATTATGACGACACTGAACATCTGTCCAGAAACGGCGTTCGAAATCATTACCGACGTGAATCGGGGAGCTGTGCAGGACGCTAGAGAGAAGCAGCGTAAGTTAAATGCACACATTGCCACAATACTACAGCATGGCGATTGGGTATCGGCCATGAAGAAAGCATTCAGAGAGAGGTTTCCTTCAATCGAGGTCGGCCATACCCGGCCGCCACTCAACGCTTGA
- the LOC118517007 gene encoding spliceosome-associated protein CWC27 homolog: MSNIYIQEPPTAGKVLLKTSVGDIDIELWSKECPMACRNFIQLCLEGYYNGTIFHRVVKGFIVQGGDPNGDGTGGESVYGHPFKDEFHSRLRYVRRGLVGMANSGKNDNASQFFFTLGPTPELQNQNTLFGKVAGDTIYNMLKLEEGEVYENERPHFTHRIIRTDVLNNPFDDIVPRGLTDADDKSKEQGENSKKKKKEKGVKNFGLLSFGDEAEEEELETKVFVQKNGPGRGKSSHDVLDDPKLSKQTSTSSAEEPKKRRLSADSRGHSSAEEDKESFSHGRSKSKPSQKDEVDNVREKLKRKADDKRNEKPAADVNESESDSDYELDGDRKKEKREQAEKIRQEINKLKRDFHSDKRSKDKQKESEQKKASKKTARNEVMNEVLRVQEEYSQKTKQLPKKGSSRENFTMELLQKFKSKLHSAHERDDVQAATATEGDEEEDIRGDNWLAHRLEFEKKDPILAKDAATKDDDWYDVYDPRNPLNKRKRGEKIDRSLKPGK, translated from the exons ATGAGCAATATTTACATTCAAGAACCGCCCACGGCAGGAAAG GTTCTCCTCAAAACATCCGTAGGTGATATCGACATTGAGCTCTGGTCAAAGGAATGCCCGATGGCTTGCCGGAACTTTATTCAGCTGTGCCTGGAAGGCTACTACAATGGGACAATATTCCATCGAGTCGTGAAAGGCTTCATCGTGCAGGGTGGTGATCCGAACGGCGATGGCACGGGAGGTGAATCGGTGTATGGACATCCGTTCAAGGATGAATTCCACTCCCGTTTGCGCTACGTTCGCCGGGGCCTGGTTGGTATGGCAAACTCCGGTAAAAATGATAACGCCTCGCAGTTCTTCTTCACCCTGGGACCGACCCCGGAACTACAAAATCAGAACACGCTTTTCGGCAAGGTCGCAGGTGATACGATATACAACATGCTGAAGCTGGAAGAAGGTGAAGTGTATGAAAACGAACGGCCTCACTTCACTCATCGCATCATTCGAACAGATGTGCTTAACAATCCATTCGATGATATTGTTCCGCGAGGCTTGACCGATGCAGACGATAAATCGAAAGAGCAAGGTGAGAattccaaaaagaagaaaaaagaaaaaggtgtCAAAAACTTTGGCCTGCTTTCGTTCGGCGATGAGGCGGAAGAGGAAGAGCTAGAGACTAAAGTGTTTGTACAGAAAAATGGCCCGGGACGTGGAAAGTCCTCTCACGATGTGCTGGATGACCCGAAGCTAAGCAAGCAAACGAGTACTTCTTCTGCAGAGGAACCCAAGAAGCGACGGCTTTCTGCCGACAGTCGAGGCCATTCTTCGGCGGAGGAAGATAAAGAAAGCTTCAGCCATGGCCGTTCAAAATCCAAACCATCCCAAAAAGATGAAGTGGACAATGTGCGAGAGAAACTAAAGCGTAAGGCGGACGACAAACGTAATGAAAAACCAGCGGCGGATGTAAACGAATCTGAATCCGATTCCGATTACGAGCTAGACGGTGacaggaagaaggaaaagcggGAACAGGCGGAAAAGATTCGACAAGAAATTAACAAGCTAAAACGTGACTTTCACTCGGACAAACGGTCCAAGGACAAGCAGAAGGAAAGTGAACAGAAAAAGGCATCGAAAAAGACGGCTCGTAATGAAGTGATGAACGAAGTATTACGGGTGCAGGAAGAATACTCGCAGAAGACTAAACAGCTTCCCAAGAAGGGTAGCTCCCGGGAAAACTTTACGATGGAACTGTTGCAAAAGTTTAAATCCAAGCTTCATTCCGCCCATGAACGGGATGACGTCCAAGCTGCAACAGCTACTGAAGGAGACGAAGAGGAAGACATTCGAGGAGACAATTGGCTTGCTCACCGGCTGGAATTTGAGAAAAAGGATCCAATACTAGCGAAAGATGCAGCCACAAAGGACGACGACTGGTACGACGTTTATGATCCGCGCAATCCGCTCAACAAGCGCAAACGGGGCGAGAAAATCGACCGTTCTCTAAAGCCGGGCAAATAA
- the LOC118517011 gene encoding THUMP domain-containing protein 1 homolog, whose product MSEAKKIKFDSAGTASDKRKPKHGKTGKRNYYAKAHDHGAGDRCMKPGHRGFLVTCNGHVRDCIRDSYRILNAYADELYGAVDKAPTPSDDTGGNGDAAESNAPSDEEDISITLQKEAEAAGQKQNSRSFRFQNVESGAMNCLFIQTTLPDPNEMAVKLMKDLSATKKHKSRFILRMLPIQAVCRANLKDIIDVVGKLSDRFFLKEPKTYAIVFNRRLNNDLSRDDVIREVAELITTKNAGNKANLKSPQLAVIVEVIKGLCCIGILPEYYQLRKYNLVELVAQPSPIPAAPAKEVQQSNAEENAPKIAAEDKPEPAEQIETSEKDASPSEQDKVAAE is encoded by the coding sequence ATGTcagaagcaaagaaaattaaattcgaTTCCGCCGGCACGGCATCGGATAAACGCAAACCTAAGCACGGAAAAACGGGTAAGCGTAACTATTACGCAAAGGCACACGACCATGGCGCAGGAGACCGTTGTATGAAGCCGGGCCATCGAGGTTTTCTTGTAACGTGCAACGGGCATGTTCGAGATTGTATTCGCGATAGCTATCGCATCCTCAATGCGTATGCAGACGAACTGTACGGTGCAGTAGATAAAGCTCCTACTCCCAGCGATGATACCGGCGGAAACGGCGATGCAGCCGAATCGAACGCACCAAGCGATGAGGAGGACATTTCAATTACGCTACAGAAAGAGGCAGAAGCGGCTGGTCAGAAGCAGAACAGCAGAAGCTTCCGGTTCCAGAACGTCGAGAGCGGTGCCATGAACTGTCTCTTCATCCAAACAACCCTTCCGGATCCGAATGAAATGGCCGTCAAGCTGATGAAAGATTTGAGCGCCACGAAAAAGCACAAATCTCGCTTCATATTGCGCATGCTACCGATACAGGCGGTTTGCCGCGCGAACCTGAAGGACATCATCGATGTGGTGGGGAAGTTGAGCGATCGTTTCTTCCTGAAGGAGCCGAAAACGTACGCGATCGTCTTCAACCGAAGGCTCAATAATGATCTTTCCCGGGATGACGTTATACGCGAAGTGGCAGAGCTCATCACGACCAAGAATGCGGGCAACAAGGCGAACCTCAAAAGCCCCCAGCTAGCGGTAATCGTGGAAGTCATCAAGGGACTGTGTTGCATCGGCATTCTTCCCGAATACTACCAGCTGCGGAAGTACAACCTGGTGGAGCTCGTCGCTCAACCGAGCCCAATCCCCGCAGCACCGGCTAAGGAGGTGCAACAATCGAATGCTGAAGAGAACGCACCTAAAATTGCGGCGGAAGA
- the LOC118517009 gene encoding ankyrin repeat domain-containing protein 54-like isoform X1 encodes MLAAAVRPFVARPLLLPALRLVRYRSQDSQGSNRSPKPSVKHPDTIFDKIIKKEIPADIIYEDEKCVAFNDVSPQAPVHFLVIPKQKIDKLENSTSGQVEVLLLLPKRRSPKGDTPSASAAPDISEPSTSGKIPGENCATRSSETEPKADTNVPKTMFTISQPEFNEGTMAGDSPCSTRNTLKLRKDHHNRVQTRASPYLKIRPSALLTSRFLEAVSHNNTEKVREMIQQGMSPNTYESYFNRSALHIACSRGFRDIVRILLENGANPNIRDKNMNTPLHLASSTESVEIVQLLLDYGTNVLLRDSNGLLALDFSIGKLRLSERIISKMQKLTQSDIHKHREKTAEVCERIFAMFKQQIRNIDPTNLGCDEARLEQMLKDFSEQLDKVRQRKIDLDSIVDQISNLKVKSEIDNDVSSLLSTLQQFTL; translated from the exons ATGTTGGCAGCCGCTGTCCGTCCCTTTGTGGCTCGGCCACTGCTGTTGCCCGCTCTGCGCTTGGTACGCTATCGCAGTCAGGATAGCCAAGGGTCCAACAGATCACCGAAACCCTCGGTCAAACATCCGGACACGATATTCGACAAGATCATCAAGAAAGAAATCCCTGCCGACATCATTTACGAGGACGAGAAATGCGTTGCTTTCAACGATGTCTCGCCGCAAGCTCCAGTGCATTTCCTCGTGATACCAAAGCAAAAGATTGATAAATTGGAAAACAGCACATCCGGTCAGGTGGAGGtacttttgctgctgcccaAACGGCGCTCTCCAAAAG GCGACACTCCGAGTGCGTCTGCTGCTCCAGACATATCGGAACCATCTACATCCGGGAAAATACCAGGGGAAAACTGTGCGACACGGAGCAGCGAAACTGAACCCAAGGCAGACACAAATGTCCCCAAAACAATGTTCACCATCAGCCAGCCCGAGTTTAACGAGGGGACGATGGCAGGCGATTCACCTTGCTCCACACGCAATACGCTCAAGCTGCGTAAGGACCATCACAACCGTGTGCAGACTCGCGCATCACCATACCTTAAGATACGGCCGTCGGCCCTGCTTACGTCTCGCTTTCTGGAAGCCGTCTCTCACAATAACACGGAAAAGGTGAGGGAAATGATACAGCAAGGTATGTCCCCAAATACGTACGAAAGCTATTTCAATCGGTCAGCGTTGCACATTGCATGTAGTAGAGGCTTCCGTGATATCGTGCGAATTTTGCTCGAGAATGGAGCAAACCCGAACATCAGGGATAAAAATATGAACACCCCGCTCCATTTGGCCTCCAGCACGGAAAGCGTCGAGATAgtgcagctgctgctcgacTACGGCACCAACGTACTGTTGCGCGATTCGAATGGTCTGCTAGCGCTGGACTTTTCTATCGGCAAGCTGCGTCTGTCGGAGCGTATCATATCGAAGATGCAAAAACTAACTCAGAGCGACATACACAAACATCGGGAAAAAACGGCCGAAGTTTGCGAACGAATCTTTGCCATGTTTAAGCAGCAGATCAGAAATATCGATCCAACGAATCTAGGGTGTGATGAGGCCAGGCTGGAACAGATGCTGAAAGATTTCTCCGAACAACTTGATAAGGTACGACAGCGCAAAATAGATCTCGACTCGATCGTCGATCAAATCAGTAATCTCAAGGTGAAGAGTGAGATTGATAACGATGTCAGCTCGTTGCTATCAACGTTGCAACAGTTCACACTTTAA
- the LOC118517009 gene encoding uncharacterized HIT-like protein Synpcc7942_1390 isoform X2, with protein MLAAAVRPFVARPLLLPALRLVRYRSQDSQGSNRSPKPSVKHPDTIFDKIIKKEIPADIIYEDEKCVAFNDVSPQAPVHFLVIPKQKIDKLENSTSGQVEILGHLLHVAGQLGKSKAPKGFRLVINNGDDGCQTVYHIHLHVIGGRQLGWPPG; from the exons ATGTTGGCAGCCGCTGTCCGTCCCTTTGTGGCTCGGCCACTGCTGTTGCCCGCTCTGCGCTTGGTACGCTATCGCAGTCAGGATAGCCAAGGGTCCAACAGATCACCGAAACCCTCGGTCAAACATCCGGACACGATATTCGACAAGATCATCAAGAAAGAAATCCCTGCCGACATCATTTACGAGGACGAGAAATGCGTTGCTTTCAACGATGTCTCGCCGCAAGCTCCAGTGCATTTCCTCGTGATACCAAAGCAAAAGATTGATAAATTGGAAAACAGCACATCCGGTCAGGTGGAG ATTCTCGGGCATCTGTTGCATGTGGCCGGTCAGTTGGGAAAGTCGAAGGCTCCCAAAGGATTCCGATTAGTTATAAACAATGGCGATGACGGGTGCCAAACGGTGTACCACATACATCTGCATGTGATCGGTGGCCGACAGCTCGGATGGCCACCAGGATAA